The Anopheles gambiae chromosome 2, idAnoGambNW_F1_1, whole genome shotgun sequence genomic sequence acaacagcagtgacagcagcaacagcgacaGCGATTCCGAATCCGAAGGCACTGCTAAGCGCGGTCGCAAGGAATCGAAGAAATCGAAAAAGAAGcgcaagaaggaaaagaagcgTCAGCAACGGCGGGAAGAGAAAAACTCGCGCAAAAAGTCCGAGGGCAAGGCAGAGAAAGATAAGCTACAGCTTGCGCTGGAAGCGGAAGAGCAAAGCCAGCGGCGGGCAGCCGAACTATTACGCCAGGACGAACGAAAACGTCCGTACAACAGTATGTACGACGTGAAAGCCCCAACTGAGGAGGAAATTGAAGCCTACATGATGAAGCGACGCCGGGAGGAAGATCCAATGCTGGCGTTCATGGACAAGTGAGCGCGACAATCAATCGGCAATATGCATTAGAATGGGCGTGAGTATCGCGTAATATATAATTTGAAGCTTTAGTTTTACGGACAAACGCGCAGATTCAAACTTTATGCCAATAAATGTAACCGTATGTTTTTAACAGAATAATATGAGGTTCAGTATGTTTGGTAGCAAAAAGCAAATCGCCTTTACCTATCATTTgcaaaataacacaaactCGTCATCGCTCTAGGTAGCAGTCAGATTCACTTCATTTTCACGCTACACTCCACCGCGTTTATTTTTCAGTAATTGTTTCTCCGTCAAAGGTGGACCGTAATGCTACACAACTAACGGTTGAATAAAACTAACGTACAGCGCCGCGCAGCTAGGCTAATAAGCTAATCGTCACGTAATTATCGCATCGATACTTTACATATTGTATATCACAACTCTAGGGGTGGCGAACCAGCGCTTGTGCTTGGATTTGTCGCGCACCTACAGCGAACCATCGACAGTCGTTGTTGCACCAGGTGGCGGTAGCGCATCGAGGGCCAGTTTCATTCGCTCTACCAAATATTCACGCAGCTCCTGCGGGTGTATTTTAAGCTTGTAAAGCACATCGAAACGCAGTGTGGCCACCTTTAGTCCGAGCCGTCGCAGATGCCGTATTCGCATGACCTGCGGTCCAATCAAATATTTTCCGGTGCTGTCGAAATACTCCGGCAGATGCACCAGCACCGCCACGTTGATGTTGCGCTCCTTCATGGTATTTAAGGAGAATATGTTACCTAACCCGGGCGGATGAAAAATGACATCAACCAAATATAACGAATTCACTGGCAGATGCTGCAGGACGGAGAACTTGGTCATACACTCCGGCCCGCCGGCCAATTCTTCCAGCTCGGTCGTAATGTAGTTGACGATACGCTTGATACGGCCATCGTGAAACACAGCCTTGGCAGAGTGATCCCGCGGAAGTAGCGGCCCATCGTAATCCGGACACTCGAGCGTTAGGCCAGTATCGAACACTTTCAGCTTGCCGCGAACTACATCCAGCCGTTCCGGGCGCGTTTTCGCATGCAGTACATCGAGAAAGTAGGGGTTGAAAATTCGATTGACAAAGTTGAGCGGAAAGCGCTCCAAACAGATGTACGCAAACATTATATCGATCGTGTCGGTCGGGCGAATTTTGGCGAAATGTAGATCAAGAAACATGTTCATCGTGTCGAAGAATTTGGTCGCATTCGTCGGAACAAAATCCAGATAGGCGAAGGGACAGAAGAGCGCCTTCAGGTACGACGGCTCGAGCTGGCCAAAGTTGGCAATGaagaactcgctgcacccgtTAAGGATGTGCGCGTTTCGAAGGCGAAACTCTTCGCAATGCCGCAGTATCGTAACGATGAGATTTTGCGAACTGACCTTCACGCCCTTTGCCTTCACGTAGCGCTCTATTGCACGCTCGATTTGTGCATCCGAGTAGGCTAAGTTTGTGAATGCTTCCAGTATTGCACCCAGTTCGTCCTCAGCCACCGCGTGAATGTTTGTGTTCAGCCACCGGGCGAGCGTTTGTGTTACGCGGTAGGGGGACAGTTTGCAGGCCACCAGAGCTTGCAACACCTCAATCGTGGCATTTGGCGACATCTGCCACCAGAGCTGTGGAATGCGCCGTTCCAGCACCGTCAGCACCGCTCGTCGACTAACTTTAAGGTAAGGTAAGCTAGAAAACACGAAATGCACGTTGCGCTCACTAATGGACTTCTCCTGGTCGGCTATGCCGCTCCAGAACTTTTCCACCATTTCTGGCCGCCGGCATTGGGTAAGCACTTCGATGGCATCGCAACACTCTTCGATTGATAGCGTATTTTCTGAGCAACGGTAGACCATCTCGTTACCCAGCATGTCTATTGTTTTTGGCAGTTCTAAATAGCTTCGCAGCTCATCCAACAGATCTAGAATGGCTTTCGAATCCGCGTGGAACACGATGCTGTTGACAATCCGCTCAAACGGCTCGGTTTCCTCCAGTTCCTTCAATTCCAGCAAACTTTCCACCTTGAGTATCTTCTCGAGCGCACGGATTGCCACACTGGGACCGTACCCAGCCGTTCCTGAAGGCGCCTCATTCTCTCGTTCCTTCAGTATCGTCAGCACCCCTTTGGTGGAATGGCAACCGTCAATACTTCGTATAATTTCTAAATCGGCTTCCAACGATGCTTGTAAATCATTGGCCGAAGCTGATTCTTCCACTGTGGTGTTGCTGGGTGGTGTTGATAGCGGTGCAGTGATTATTTTATTCGATACAAACGATACAAACTCGTCCTCCGCAATCTTGCGAACGACTACGGGGAGCTCCTGGATGTCGCAACCTTGCTGCACCAATATAGTAGCGTTGCGTACGAATTTTTTCGAACTGGTGTTTGAAGATGGTGCATTGTTCGTGCCACTACCTCTTTCCGGTGGGTTTGTGGGCGGTGGATCATCTCCAGTGTCCTTTGAAGAAAAAGCGCATACTCGCGCTGCAAACTGAGGCAAGCAATAGTGCAGCGAAGCACCAAATCCACCGACCACACCACGAGGCGAGCGCAAGGAGTACCACACGCAGCGAGACATTTAACGTTATGTAAGCTTGGTGGTAAAAATATGTGAACCAGACGGTGATCGTTGTCGTTTTTGCTGAGAGCAATTCAACACAATTCTTCACAACATTTCCAAACTTTTGAAATTCACTGTGAACACTTTCTCATGTTTGTTTTCGATCCGTCTTTTGACGAAAACGGTGTTAAAATGCGTGAGCTCAACGAAGCAAACGTCAAACACATCTGGCATTCAACGAAGTTGTGTCAACTTGCActgttttgaaattgaaactgtcaaaatggCACGCGAAGCAGCCCTGAACGGGTACATTTAAAATTTACCGTTCGGCTGCTGTTCAACATCGTACGAACGCAAAATCGATCTACCTACACTAACAACGATTTTACTACATTTTACTACATGCCAAataagaagtagaagaaaatgcaaaattGAGCCGGGaaagtttatttaaaattttatgttaatGTTAATGATTCGAAGTTATTCTGTTAAAGTACACTGATAGCTCTGTTATGAGTCATGATAATTTCGAAAAGAGGAGGTTGTATAGGTTGCAAATAAGGATGATTTCAATGATTTTATAAGGACAATTATGAGCACTGCTGTGGATCACACTGAATAAGTTTTCAAAATAGTTTACGTAACAATTGTTTAGTATGCGtttgaatacatttttgaaagtaaaacaaatatcaagatcattttacatttcaaaaatattattaatttcAGTTTCTATTATATCTGCCAATTAACTGATActtcaattaatttaaatcatcttcttattattattaaggGCAAtgcataataataattaagGTACGTGCaaagaaggaaatgcaaaTTAACTTAAATGTTAAATTAGAAAGTAAATATAACACTTACCATTCCGCAATCACTGGGAACAAGATGTCACTGTCAGCCACAAAGCTATTGTTCAGGAAAAAGAGTAATATGAGAATAAATATTATCAATAATCCATTTTCAACTCGATTTTTATTACGTTATACTTTATATACATTTATGTtatcaaagtttttttttgcatttggaacaaacatttaaaaactttaaaaacgtACCTTTCAATGCCTTTGAAGTAAGCCGGTTTGGCAACTGATCCGCTATCCGAATTTGGTCCACTCTATTttatgaaaagaaaattgcCTCTATTATATCAATTTATTATCCTATTCTGCAAACTAATATTTcatatcaaaataaaacaaaaacaacaaaaatttaaTGTATTTTATATACATTTCACATTACATTGTTATTAAATCTACACATCCTACTTGTGACATAGCGTCACTGATAACGCTTTTGCacgtttttttacacaaatgTTTGGACAAAATTGACGTCATCACGTGATATGGATGGGGATAGATCACCCGATCGTTTGCCGTAggatttgtttgtaaacatgcGCAAAGGCGCCATTACCGTACATCGTCCGACATTAGTAGTAGTGCAAGGCGGTTAAGTACGTGTAGACAGTACCACATTGTTTGTAGCTTTATCTCTGACCGTATCACACCGTCAGTCCTATTGCAAGCCTTGTGCCAGGTTTCGTGTTCGTTAGATCTACGACTCGTTAATCTGGGTGCCGTGACACGTCTTTGTGGCGCAATGATTTCATACCGTTTCATCATCACCACTTTAGATCGGGAGGTATTTAAGATAGGCAACCCTTCGACAGAGCAGTGGAATTATTCGACACAGCTGATAAGAATGATTTTTGTACCACCATAGCCATACCACCCCTAGCAGTATCTCTGCACGGCACACCTCATCCAATGCGCAACACAATAATTGATCATGCGCCTACATTTATTAGTATTAGCAGGG encodes the following:
- the LOC5667395 gene encoding FAST kinase domain-containing protein 3, mitochondrial, producing the protein MSRCVWYSLRSPRGVVGGFGASLHYCLPQFAARVCAFSSKDTGDDPPPTNPPERGSGTNNAPSSNTSSKKFVRNATILVQQGCDIQELPVVVRKIAEDEFVSFVSNKIITAPLSTPPSNTTVEESASANDLQASLEADLEIIRSIDGCHSTKGVLTILKERENEAPSGTAGYGPSVAIRALEKILKVESLLELKELEETEPFERIVNSIVFHADSKAILDLLDELRSYLELPKTIDMLGNEMVYRCSENTLSIEECCDAIEVLTQCRRPEMVEKFWSGIADQEKSISERNVHFVFSSLPYLKVSRRAVLTVLERRIPQLWWQMSPNATIEVLQALVACKLSPYRVTQTLARWLNTNIHAVAEDELGAILEAFTNLAYSDAQIERAIERYVKAKGVKVSSQNLIVTILRHCEEFRLRNAHILNGCSEFFIANFGQLEPSYLKALFCPFAYLDFVPTNATKFFDTMNMFLDLHFAKIRPTDTIDIMFAYICLERFPLNFVNRIFNPYFLDVLHAKTRPERLDVVRGKLKVFDTGLTLECPDYDGPLLPRDHSAKAVFHDGRIKRIVNYITTELEELAGGPECMTKFSVLQHLPVNSLYLVDVIFHPPGLGNIFSLNTMKERNINVAVLVHLPEYFDSTGKYLIGPQVMRIRHLRRLGLKVATLRFDVLYKLKIHPQELREYLVERMKLALDALPPPGATTTVDGSL